In the Emys orbicularis isolate rEmyOrb1 chromosome 3, rEmyOrb1.hap1, whole genome shotgun sequence genome, one interval contains:
- the MARCKS gene encoding myristoylated alanine-rich C-kinase substrate has product MGAQFSKTAAKGDAAAEKPGEAVAASPSKANGQENGHVKVNGDASPAAAEAGKEEVQANGSAPAEETAKEEQASSEPASEKEGTEAESTEPASPAEGEPSSKAEEGATPSSSNETPKKKKKRFSFKKSFKLSGFSFKKNKKEAGEGAENEGAAASTEGGKDEAATAPEATSNEEGKPAQEESCAAAASGTEETKEETGDSQEAKSEETAPEKPAGEEAKPIEEQKPEDKPEEAPAASAPSATTEATSTEQEAPKVEEAALPTQEAPSESSPEAPPAESAE; this is encoded by the exons ATGGGTGCCCAGTTCTCCAAGACCGCTGCAAAAGGCGACGCCGCTGCTGAGAAACCTGGGGAAGCAGTGGCTGCATCTCCTTCCAAGGCGAATGGAcag GAAAATGGCCATGTAAAGGTGAATGGTGATgcctctccagcagctgctgaggcaggcaaggaggaggTCCAAGCAAATGGCAGTGCACCTGCTGAAGAGACAGCGAAGGAAGAGCAAGCCTCTTCTGAGCCTGCCTCTGAGAAGGAGGGAACAGAAGCAGAGAGTACTGAGCCAGCCTCGCCTGCTGAGGGAGAGCCCTCCTCGAAGGCAGAGGAGGGAGCTACCCCTTCTTCCAGCAATGAGACcccgaaaaaaaaaaagaagcgcTTTTCCTTCAAAAAGTCCTTTAAGCTAAGTGGCTTCtcctttaaaaagaacaaaaaggaggctggggaaggagcagagaatGAAGGTGCAGCTGCCTCCACAGAGGGAGGGAAAGATGAAGCAGCTACTGCCCCAGAAGCAACAAGCAATGAGGAGGGTAAACCTGCCCAGGAGGAGTCCTGCGCTGCTGCAGCTAGCGGCACAGAGGAAACAAAGGAGGAGACTGGTGACTCTCAGGAAGCAAAATCAGAAGAGACTGCACCAGAGAAGCCTGCGGGAGAAGAGGCCAAGCCTATTGAAGAGCAAAAGCCTGAGGATAAACCAGAAGAggcaccagctgcctctgcccctAGTGCTACAACTGAGGCCACCTCAACTGAACAAGAGGCCCCCAAAGTAGAAGAGGCAGCACTTCCTACACAGGAAGCCCCATCTGAGTCTAGTCCAGAAGCCCCACCAGCTGAATCGGCAGAGTAA